The following are from one region of the Cyclopterus lumpus isolate fCycLum1 chromosome 21, fCycLum1.pri, whole genome shotgun sequence genome:
- the plcl1 gene encoding inactive phospholipase C-like protein 1 — MSERDGNGDGLCGDAAPDFIPPRASRGRRSGVILPGGGQDTDAILLDSVRAAPRRSSIIKDPLMHKVGGGRKKTVSFSSIPSEKKVSSAADCLAFMQGGCELKKIRPNSRVYCRFYTLDTDLSCLRWEPSKKDIERARLHVSSIREVRTGKSTETFLHNGPLSEHLAEEAAFSVIHGDDYQSLDLVALSADVANIWVTGLRYLLAHPSAIGGAGGGVGGLGEGGGLAVDGSPGGKMRSEWLAAEFAQVDEDGYGIVKEDVAVATICKLCPGIKEAKVRLRFKEIQRSKEKLTSHVTREEFHEAFCELCTRPDVYFLLVQLSKDRECLDPQDLRLFLETEQGLSLATTEGCWELLRRCEPSAQGKERGLLGLDGFARYLQSPECQLLDPEHLGVCQDMNMPLSHYYISTSYRSYLLDDQVHGRADLGGLIKALQFGCRCMELGVTDGPEGEPLLGVDYGPDIPRHHHHHHHHAPVTIRSALEVVNKYAFLTSPYPLLVYLCQRCSPGQQRTMAQHLKKVFGSRLYKPEALPVSLGGRATTLPSPEQLKGRILIVGKKLPPEQDGSEGEVSEEDEEIGGGGPLAGRRMTIPGEEELGVVLVVPPPSQPRKLRLHKELSDLVAIARTGSRSFYAQRAGHKQAQQQTPPSSPSSPCTPLPSELPYWTLCSLGEGEGGRLTTESPEDLVMFTKRTLTRVRPSSVRLDSSNPNPQGYWKGGVQLVALNQQTPGAMLDLHRGRFSQNGGCGYVLRPAVMRDEVSYFSAHTQGRVPGVPAQTLRIKVISAHNLPKPQGSGAKGEVIDPYVVLELHGVPADCAEQRTRTAAQNQDDPLFDETFEFRVNMPELALLRFVVLDDDYIGDDFIGQHSVAFECLQPGYRNVPLLGMAGDPLPHTSLFVHVVITNRPGGGKAQRRGLSVRRGGRRGREYVTLRHTGLKVLDETFKPASAPLKEATDLREEAQSATDSFKEQCGLPTVAKLKQCIQSLTTRLQSPEGTMGATMVLKEGYPCLEPLVNLAEPTRKLLAAYDTMIAAQKQLIENADAVQERFAQVQREGMDFHEDLSRLGEKEGLKGRKQSKAVESFTWNITVLKGQSDLLRGAKMDSLDALRQLALACEACGLTSSSSTTSTFSTTELHYSTHSLAGRRASTHGNGRI, encoded by the exons GATCCCTTAATGCACAAGGTTGgcggaggaagaaagaagaccGTGTCCTTCAGTAGCATACCCTCTGAGAAGAAG GTGAGCAGCGCTGCCGACTGCTTGGCGTTCATGCAGGGCGGGTGTGAGCTGAAGAAGATCCGGCCCAACTCCAGGGTTTACTGCCGCTTCTACACGCTGGACACCGACCTCAGCTGCCTGCGCTGGGAACCGTCCAAGAAGGACATCGAACGGGCTCGGCTACACGTCTCCAGCATCCGAGAGGTTCGCACCGGGAAGAGCACCGAGACGTTTCTCCATAACGGCCCTCTCTCCGAGCACCTGGCCGAGGAAGCGGCCTTCTCAGTCATCCACGGGGATGATTACCAG TCTCTGGACTTGGTTGCGTTGTCGGCAGATGTGGCCAACATCTGGGTGACGGGCCTTCGCTACTTGTTGGCCCACCCCTCAGCCATCGGGGGTGCCGGCGGAGGAGTAGGGGGGCTGGGGGAAGGAGGCGGCCTGGCGGTGGACGGCAGCCCGGGGGGGAAGATGAGGAGTGAGTGGCTGGCGGCGGAGTTCGCCCAGGTGGACGAAGACGGCTACGGCATTGTGAAGGAGGACGTCGCCGTCGCCACCATCTGTAAGCTGTGCCCCGGTATCAAGGAGGCCAAG GTGCGTCTGCGTTTTAAGGAGATCCAGCGCAGCAAGGAGAAGCTCACCTCCCACGTGACCCGCGAGGAGTTCCACGAGGCCTTCTGCGAGCTCTGCACCCGGCCGGATGTCTACTTTCTGTTGGTGCAGCTGTCGAAGGACCGGGAGTGTCTGGACCCTCAGGACCTCCGCCTCTTCTTGGAGACGGAGCAGGGCTTGTCTCTGGCGACCACGGAGGGGTGCTGGGAGCTCCTGCGGCGCTGCGAGCCCTCGGCCCAGGGCAAGGAGAGGGGGCTGCTGGGTCTGGACGGGTTCGCTCGCTACCTGCAGTCTCCGGAGTGCCAGCTGCTCGACCCAGAGCACCTGGGGGTTTGTCAGGACATGAACATGCCTCTGTCCCACTACTACATCAG CACCTCGTACCGCTCCTACCTGCTGGATGACCAGGTCCACGGCAGAGCGGACCTCGGAGGGTTGATCAAGGCCCTGCAGTTCGGCTGTCGATGCATGGAGCTGGGAGTGACCGACGGCCCGGAGGGGGAGCCTCTCCTCGGGGTCGACTATGGGCCAGATATCCCccgtcaccatcaccaccaccaccatcacgcGCCTGTCACTATCCGCTCTGCTCTGGAGGTGGTCAACAAGTACGCCTTCCTGACCTCTCCGTACCCACTCCTGGTGTACCTGTGCCAGCGCTGTTCCCCCGGCCAGCAGCGCACCATGGCTCAGCACTTGAAGAAAGTGTTCGGCTCCCGTCTTTACAAGCCGGAGGCCCTCCCCGTCAGCCTGGGGGGGCGAGCGACGACCTTGCCCTCCCCTGAGCAGCTGAAGGGACGCATCCTGATAGTGGGGAAGAAGCTCCCTCCGGAGCAGGACGGCTCCGAAGGGGAGGTGtctgaggaggatgaggagatcGGAGGGGGGGGGCCCCTGGCGGGACGGCGAATGACCATCCCTGGTGAAGAGGAACTGGGCGTGGTCTTGGTGGTGCCTCCGCCCTCTCAACCCAGGAAGCTGCGCCTCCACAAAGAGCTGTCGGATCTGGTGGCTATCGCTCGCACGGGCAGCCGCAGCTTCTACGCCCAGAGAGCCGGTCACAAACAGGCCCAGCAGCAGACCCCGCCCAgcagcccctcctccccctgcacGCCGCTGCCTTCTGAGCTGCCTTATTGGACGCTGTGCTCCCTGGGCGAGGGCGAGGGAGGGCGCCTGACCACAGAGAGCCCAGAGGACCTTGTAATGTTCACCAAGCGCACCCTGACGAGGGTACGACCCAGTTCGGTGCGTCTAGACTCCAGTAACCCAAACCCACAAGGGTACTGGAAAGGAGGGGTGCAGCTTGTGGCCTTGAACCAGCAGACCCCCGGCGCCATGTTGGACCTTCACAGGGGTCGCTTCTCACAGAACGGAGGGTGCGGTTATGTCCTCCGACCGGCTGTGATGAGGGACGAGGTCTCGTATTTCAGTGCTCACACGCAGGGCCGAGTGCCAGGAGTGCCAGCCCAAACTCTACGGATTAAG GTGATCAGTGCCCACAACCTGCCCAAGCCTCAGGGATCAGGGGCAAAGGGAGAGGTCATTGACCCGTATGTGGTCCTGGAGCTGCACGGCGTACCAGCTGACTGTGCCGAACAGCGGACACGCACCGCTGCTCAGAACCAGGACGACCCGCTGTTTGATGAGACCTTTGAGTTTCGG GTCAACATGCCGGAGCTGGCCTTGCTGCGCTTCGTGGTGTTAGACGACGACTACATCGGAGACGACTTCATTGGCCAGCACAGCGTGGCCTTCGAGTGCCTTCAGCCCGGCTACCGCAACGTGCCCCTGCTGGGCATGGCGGGAGACCCCTTGCCCCACACCAGCTTGTTCGTCCACGTGGTGATCACCAACCGGCCGGGAGGCGGGAAGGCCCAGCGGCGAGGTCTGtcggtgaggaggggggggaggcgAGGCCGGGAGTACGTCACGCTGAGGCACACCGGCCTCAAGGTGCTGGACGAGACCTTCAAGCCGGCTAGCGCCCCCCTCAAGGAGGCCACGGACCTGCGGGAGGAGGCTCAG aGCGCCACGGACAGCTTCAAAGAGCAGTGTGGGCTCCCCACGGTGGCCAAACTGAAGCAGTGCATCCAGAGCCTGACCACCAGGCTGCAGAGCCCCGAGGGCACCATGGGGGCCACCATGGTGCTGAAGGAGGGCTACCCGTGTCTGGAGCCGCTGGTCAACCTCGCGGAGCCGACGCGCAAACTGCTCGCTGCCTACGACACG ATGATCGCCGCCCAGAAGCAGCTGATTGAGAACGCGGACGCTGTTCAGGAGCGCTTCGCCCAGGTGCAGAGAGAAG gaaTGGACTTCCATGAGGATCTCTCTCGGCTcggggagaaggaggggctGAAGGGCCGCAAGCAGAGCAAAGCTGTGGAGAGTTTCACCTGGAACATCACTGTGCTCAAG GGTCAGAGCGATCTGTTACGGGGCGCTAAGATGGATTCCCTGGATGCGCTGAGGCAGCTGGCTCTGGCCTGTGAAGCCTGTGgactcacctcctcctcctctaccacctccaccttctccaccaccGAGCTGCACTACTCCACTCACTCTCTGGCTGGCCGCCGAGCCAGCACACACGGCAACGGACGCAtctga